In the Leptospira sp. WS4.C2 genome, one interval contains:
- the ispF gene encoding 2-C-methyl-D-erythritol 2,4-cyclodiphosphate synthase — protein sequence MFRVGNGIDFHKLIQEPFRPLILAGVEVKSEFAFLGHSDADVILHAVADAILGALALGDIGVHFPDTDPQYKNMKSTRIIDKCLELMAEKKFKLVNVDCTYVGDHPKINSIRAELNASLASITKLPLDCVSIKATTSEGMGSLGRSEGVMVMATVLLESTKAKS from the coding sequence ATGTTTAGAGTTGGAAACGGAATCGATTTTCATAAATTAATCCAAGAGCCCTTTCGCCCGCTAATTTTGGCTGGTGTCGAAGTAAAATCGGAATTTGCTTTTCTTGGTCATAGTGATGCGGATGTGATATTACATGCAGTGGCAGATGCCATTCTCGGTGCCTTGGCACTGGGTGATATTGGGGTTCACTTTCCCGATACAGACCCACAATATAAAAATATGAAATCCACTCGTATCATCGATAAATGTTTGGAACTTATGGCGGAGAAAAAATTCAAACTTGTGAATGTTGATTGTACTTATGTGGGAGACCATCCAAAAATCAATTCCATTCGCGCTGAACTAAACGCCTCTTTGGCAAGTATCACCAAATTACCGTTAGACTGCGTTTCGATCAAAGCGACTACCTCGGAAGGGATGGGTTCACTTGGCCGTAGTGAAGGTGTGATGGTAATGGCAACTGTACTATTGGAAAGTACAAAGGCTAAATCTTAA
- a CDS encoding penicillin-binding protein activator LpoB, with amino-acid sequence MKQILFSFLLVGFLFQCSSSPKRLDNADDYISDSGGLTSQELVKAADKLAVQIGEYFKENPHEEGVFVAHFPTRNDTSEQIQTELFDNAFVSKLIKSKIYTVRTKTREQSLNEIQFSLSGLTSNRLSIGKLKSPNFFVRCDINENMFTSDGEKIVEQSINIELVEVETTIAVWSEKVSYRKLAVRGNKGVSW; translated from the coding sequence ATGAAACAAATTCTTTTCTCCTTTCTCTTAGTAGGATTCTTATTCCAATGCAGTAGCAGTCCCAAACGACTCGACAACGCTGATGATTATATCTCCGACTCAGGTGGGCTCACAAGCCAGGAATTAGTGAAAGCGGCTGACAAACTTGCAGTCCAAATTGGGGAATACTTTAAAGAAAACCCACATGAAGAAGGTGTTTTTGTCGCCCACTTTCCTACGCGTAACGATACTTCAGAACAAATCCAAACAGAACTTTTTGACAACGCTTTTGTTTCGAAACTGATCAAAAGCAAAATATATACAGTTCGTACCAAAACAAGAGAACAATCTTTGAATGAAATTCAGTTCAGTTTGTCCGGACTTACTTCTAACCGACTTTCTATTGGAAAACTAAAATCTCCCAACTTCTTTGTTCGTTGTGATATCAATGAAAACATGTTTACTTCAGATGGAGAAAAAATCGTAGAACAATCCATCAACATCGAACTTGTAGAAGTGGAAACAACCATTGCAGTTTGGTCTGAAAAAGTTTCTTATCGGAAATTAGCCGTTCGAGGAAATAAAGGGGTTAGCTGGTAA
- the ftsZ gene encoding cell division protein FtsZ: MLYLEEEKTSPAIIKVIGVGGGGMNAVTRMVHSKMTGVDFIVMNTDEQVLLKSPVEVKIQLGNKVTRGMGAGGDPELGEKAALEDKERIVSALKGADMVFVTAGMGGGTGTGAAPIIAAIAKEMKCLVVGVVTVPFSFEGKRRAELAKQGIDQLRANVDTLITIRNDSIFQVVDKNTPVDMAFRVIDDILLNGVRGISDIINHPGIINVDFADVKTIMKDTGDAILGVGEGSGETRVSEAVEQAINNTLLEDSSIQGAKSLLINVTGGNDLTIHEWNEVSQIITAQADPDANIIIGLNEDTSLSDQIRVTVIATGFSKRGKQYQREQKVVGSEESISPMVYIRKSEEKESGFGKEGESARSIRQSNRGFSSQKQSSPFQNYGEDYDIPAFLRRKND, encoded by the coding sequence ATGTTGTACCTAGAAGAAGAAAAAACGAGCCCTGCCATTATCAAAGTTATTGGAGTTGGTGGAGGCGGTATGAATGCCGTTACACGTATGGTTCATTCCAAAATGACAGGTGTTGATTTTATTGTGATGAACACCGACGAACAAGTATTATTAAAATCTCCTGTAGAAGTCAAAATCCAATTGGGTAATAAAGTAACTCGTGGGATGGGGGCAGGTGGTGATCCGGAACTGGGAGAAAAGGCAGCCCTCGAAGATAAGGAACGAATTGTGTCGGCACTGAAAGGTGCGGATATGGTTTTTGTCACTGCAGGTATGGGTGGAGGAACTGGAACGGGAGCCGCTCCCATCATTGCAGCCATTGCCAAAGAAATGAAATGTTTGGTTGTGGGAGTGGTCACAGTTCCATTTTCCTTTGAAGGAAAACGCCGAGCCGAACTTGCTAAACAAGGAATCGACCAACTCCGTGCTAATGTAGACACTCTCATCACAATCCGTAATGATTCTATCTTTCAAGTAGTGGATAAAAACACTCCTGTAGACATGGCATTTCGTGTGATCGACGATATCTTGTTAAATGGTGTTCGTGGGATCAGCGATATCATCAATCATCCAGGAATCATCAATGTAGACTTTGCTGATGTAAAAACCATTATGAAGGACACCGGGGATGCGATTTTAGGAGTAGGGGAAGGGAGCGGTGAAACTCGAGTGAGTGAAGCCGTGGAACAGGCCATCAACAATACTCTTCTCGAAGATTCTAGCATCCAAGGAGCCAAATCCCTTCTCATCAATGTGACTGGGGGGAATGACCTCACCATCCATGAATGGAATGAAGTTTCGCAAATCATTACAGCACAAGCAGATCCCGATGCCAATATCATCATCGGACTCAATGAAGACACGAGTCTTTCTGACCAAATTCGAGTGACCGTGATTGCCACAGGTTTTTCCAAAAGAGGGAAACAATACCAAAGAGAACAAAAGGTAGTGGGTTCCGAAGAATCGATTTCTCCTATGGTTTACATTCGAAAGAGTGAAGAGAAAGAATCTGGATTTGGAAAAGAGGGAGAATCAGCTCGAAGCATCCGCCAATCGAACCGGGGATTTTCTTCTCAGAAACAATCCTCCCCGTTTCAAAACTACGGAGAGGACTACGATATTCCTGCTTTTTTAAGAAGAAAAAACGACTAA
- the nadA gene encoding quinolinate synthase NadA, whose protein sequence is MSLVTKDQLVQKLNPIYLPHEIEERILPLAEEINRLKKEKNAVILGHNYMTPDVFWGVSDIIGDSLYLSKMAKETKADMILFNGVHFMAETAKILSPEKKVLIADLKAGCSLAEAITRDDVKALKAKYPGVPVVTYVNCSAEVKAETDVCCTSANALQIVNAVEGDTVIFLPDEYLAGNVRNQTSKTIISHPGRCMVHEMYTPEDIRSAKRLFSDGLTVITHPECHEDVVKEADFSGSTSQMVDFIRQSKTNKIMLVTECSMGDNLRAEFPEKEFVSTCQTCPHMKKITLEKVRDALLKEQFEIFLDEEVIRLAQKSVNRMLELSYKK, encoded by the coding sequence ATGTCACTGGTAACTAAAGACCAATTGGTTCAAAAATTAAATCCCATTTACCTTCCTCATGAAATCGAGGAAAGGATCCTTCCTCTAGCGGAAGAAATTAACCGTCTCAAAAAAGAAAAAAATGCGGTGATCCTCGGCCACAACTATATGACTCCCGATGTGTTTTGGGGAGTGTCCGATATCATTGGAGATTCTTTGTATCTTTCGAAAATGGCAAAGGAAACCAAGGCCGATATGATTCTCTTCAATGGAGTTCATTTTATGGCGGAAACTGCTAAAATTTTATCTCCTGAAAAAAAGGTTCTTATCGCTGATCTAAAAGCTGGATGTTCTCTTGCGGAAGCCATCACAAGAGACGATGTCAAAGCTCTCAAAGCTAAATACCCCGGAGTTCCAGTCGTTACGTATGTTAATTGTTCGGCGGAAGTAAAAGCAGAAACCGATGTATGTTGCACTTCTGCCAATGCTTTACAAATCGTAAATGCTGTTGAGGGGGATACCGTAATTTTTTTGCCAGATGAATATTTGGCAGGGAATGTTCGAAATCAAACATCCAAAACCATAATCTCCCATCCTGGACGTTGTATGGTTCATGAAATGTACACACCGGAAGATATTCGTTCCGCAAAGCGATTGTTTAGCGATGGACTCACTGTGATTACACATCCAGAGTGTCATGAAGACGTTGTGAAAGAAGCCGACTTTTCTGGATCCACTTCCCAAATGGTTGATTTCATTCGACAAAGTAAAACAAACAAAATTATGCTTGTGACAGAGTGTTCGATGGGAGATAATTTACGTGCGGAATTTCCTGAAAAAGAGTTTGTATCGACTTGCCAAACTTGTCCGCATATGAAAAAAATTACGTTGGAAAAAGTGAGAGATGCCCTTTTAAAAGAACAGTTTGAAATCTTTTTAGATGAAGAAGTGATTCGCCTCGCACAAAAGTCTGTGAATCGTATGTTAGAATTGAGTTATAAAAAGTAG
- the ftsA gene encoding cell division protein FtsA: MSYDDAPIITALDLGSSLVKVVIGRLVGDHEIEIIGTGVYPSAGIKNGSIVNIETTTKSIIEAFGDAELMAGQEVNTVVVNVSGKSVHGFNERGIIAVTNRERIVSETDIMRVVEAAQAVHVPNDQQVIHVLTKEFKVDDQVNIKDPIGMTGVRLEAEVHIVSCGNTALNNIDRCVEQAGLLQMDRVLSSLASSEAILTSGEKDLGTAVIDIGAGICDIIIYVDGGIAFSSVVPFGGFHITSDISIGLKTTVETAEVIKKRYGHTRIDMVDPTEKFEIPSISGRPSRSVFRQELVEILEPRVREILEMIDHELVRSGFKASLAGGVILTGGTSLLQGIEATAEEVLRLSVGRAKPAGLSGLVDKISSPEYATAVGLIKYSSKIQNLEQRNMHSGSDSDGWMKKVRRWMENNL; encoded by the coding sequence ATGAGCTATGATGACGCACCTATCATAACGGCTTTGGATTTAGGATCCTCTTTGGTTAAAGTTGTCATTGGGCGACTTGTCGGAGATCATGAAATCGAAATTATTGGAACGGGAGTTTATCCTTCTGCTGGTATCAAAAATGGATCTATCGTTAATATAGAAACGACAACAAAGTCCATCATAGAAGCGTTTGGTGATGCGGAACTCATGGCCGGTCAAGAAGTGAATACTGTAGTTGTTAACGTTTCTGGAAAGTCGGTACACGGTTTCAACGAAAGAGGAATTATCGCAGTTACCAACAGAGAACGTATTGTTTCCGAAACAGACATCATGAGAGTTGTGGAAGCAGCACAAGCGGTTCATGTTCCGAACGACCAACAAGTCATTCATGTCCTCACAAAAGAATTCAAAGTAGATGACCAAGTGAATATCAAAGATCCCATCGGAATGACAGGGGTTCGGTTAGAAGCCGAAGTACATATTGTATCGTGCGGAAATACTGCTCTCAATAATATTGATCGTTGTGTAGAACAAGCCGGCCTTTTACAAATGGATCGTGTGTTATCTAGTCTTGCATCTTCCGAAGCCATCCTGACTTCAGGAGAAAAGGATTTGGGAACTGCTGTCATTGATATCGGTGCAGGAATCTGCGACATCATCATCTATGTTGATGGGGGAATTGCCTTCTCCTCCGTGGTTCCCTTTGGTGGATTCCATATAACAAGCGATATTTCGATTGGTTTGAAAACCACTGTAGAAACAGCCGAAGTCATCAAAAAAAGATATGGCCATACTCGGATTGATATGGTGGATCCTACAGAAAAATTCGAAATTCCTTCTATCTCGGGAAGGCCATCTCGTTCTGTTTTTCGTCAAGAACTTGTGGAAATTTTGGAACCAAGAGTTCGTGAAATTTTAGAAATGATCGATCATGAACTGGTTCGGTCAGGATTTAAAGCTAGTTTGGCGGGAGGAGTCATCCTTACGGGTGGAACTTCCCTATTACAAGGAATTGAAGCCACAGCAGAGGAAGTATTACGTTTGTCAGTTGGTCGTGCGAAACCTGCTGGCCTTAGCGGTCTTGTTGATAAAATTTCCTCACCTGAATATGCTACTGCTGTTGGTCTTATTAAATATAGTTCAAAAATACAAAACCTAGAACAAAGAAACATGCATTCCGGATCTGATTCAGACGGTTGGATGAAGAAGGTTCGTCGTTGGATGGAGAATAATCTCTAA